GCAACGGCATACGATATTTTGCAAAGGCGAGTCAAAGAAAAATGGTTGCTTGCGGGTGTCACTCTCATCGACCCTACAAGCATCACCATTGATGAAACAGTGGAATTACAGCCGGATGTGATTATTGAACCTCAAACTCACCTGCGGGGAAAAACCGTAATTCAAGCAGGAAGTCGCATCGGGCCTGGAAGTTTAATCGAAAATAGTCAGGTAGGGGAAAATGTCACAGTACAGTATTCTGTGGTGACAGATAGCATTGTGCAAGCTCGAAGTAAGATTGGCCCTTATGCCCATTTACGTGGTCATGCACAAGTAGGTACTGGTTGCCGTGTGGGTAATTTTGTAGAGTTGAAAAATACGCAGTTAGGCGATCGCACTAATGCGGCACATTTATCATATATAGGCGATAGCATTGTCGGCAATCATGTCAATATCGGTGCGGGTACGATTACTGCTAACTATGATGGTGAGAAGAAACACCGCACTAAGATAGGTGATGGTACTAAAACTGGTTCTAATAGTGTTTTAGTTGCCCCACTAACCTTGGGGGATAATGTCTACGTGGCAGCTGGTTCCACTGTCACAGAAGATGTTCCTGATGATTCTTTAGTGATTGCCCGTAGCCGTCAAGTAGTCAAGCGAGGTTGGCGCAAGAAGAGCCAATAAAGCCATAATCAAATCATTAAACGCCTACTTTTTCGTCAAACTAAAATTTCCGATTCAACATGGAAGAACTACTAGAAATTAGGCAACTTCTAGAACAAGGTAAAGTCCATGAGGCGCTGCTATTGGTGGATGAGTTGGAAGAAATGAGCCTCAGTGACAAAATCAATAAAATTGATAGTTATGGTGTGATTCTGCTCATCCATTTGATTAAACAGAAGGCCGAAAGACGTTCTACTCGTTCTTGGGAAATTTCTATAGAAAATGCGGTGCGTGAAATTAATAAAACTAACAAGCGTCGCAAATCCGGTGGTTTTTACCTGAATGAGGCAGAATTAAAGAATATTCTGCAACAAGGATATGAAATTGCCCTCAAAAGAGCGGCGCTAGAAGCTTTTGAGGGACGCTATGAAACTGAAGAATTAGCAGCGATGGTCAATCAGCCAGAAACTTTAGCTGAGGCACTGAAACTGATTCAGGAATAGCCTATCAGTTCGTTACCAGACCATTCCAACGTATCACCAATTTTTTCGCCGTTGTGGTAGGCGGCGAGTAATATTTCACTGGTTTTACCCCAAGCGATCGCCCCATTAGTATCTAGAGCGATCGCTCCCAAATCCCGTTTGTTCTGATGCGCTTCTGCAAATGAGCGCTGCATAGCATCTTTTAAGGGCATACCATCAGTGACACGCACCACAATTCTGGCTGCTAAACATTCATCGATGATGTCTTCTCCAATTCCAGTACAGCTAACAGCAGCATTACTAGTAGCATAATTACCTGCTGGCATCGCAGAATCACTGACTCGCCCAATGCGTTCAAAGCCTTTTCCTCCGGTAGATGTACCAGCAGCTAAATTTCCATAAGTATCTAAAACTACTACACCTATAGTGCCACGTCGAGCATTGCTGGTTTCGACCAGTTCGGGTTCAGCTACGACGTTAGCCATCGTGCTTTTAAAGTTATCTTGACGTTCCTGTATCCACTCTTGCAACCGCAACTCAGTTAAAGCGTTATAGATGGGAATTTGTAATTCCCGCGCCAACTCAGCTGACCCTAAGTCTGACAGCACTCGGTCTGGTGAATTTTGTAAAAATTGCGCC
This region of Nostoc sp. UHCC 0302 genomic DNA includes:
- a CDS encoding DUF29 family protein — translated: MEELLEIRQLLEQGKVHEALLLVDELEEMSLSDKINKIDSYGVILLIHLIKQKAERRSTRSWEISIENAVREINKTNKRRKSGGFYLNEAELKNILQQGYEIALKRAALEAFEGRYETEELAAMVNQPETLAEALKLIQE
- a CDS encoding isoaspartyl peptidase/L-asparaginase; the encoded protein is MKLQVQPKLIIHGGAGSSLHGKGGVEVVRRSLHTIVEEVYSLLLCGATASEAAVQGCLMLEDDPRFNSGTGSVLQSDGQIRMSASLMDGALGRFSGVINVSRVKNPIELAQFLQNSPDRVLSDLGSAELARELQIPIYNALTELRLQEWIQERQDNFKSTMANVVAEPELVETSNARRGTIGVVVLDTYGNLAAGTSTGGKGFERIGRVSDSAMPAGNYATSNAAVSCTGIGEDIIDECLAARIVVRVTDGMPLKDAMQRSFAEAHQNKRDLGAIALDTNGAIAWGKTSEILLAAYHNGEKIGDTLEWSGNELIGYS